In Bacillus sp. FJAT-45037, the following are encoded in one genomic region:
- a CDS encoding DUF3918 family protein, which translates to MRKAVTSLVAIGVGAAAYSMSGRKKQRKFDQFIQPIKEFDFNQYVNKRTWNKTKKQLAKRFS; encoded by the coding sequence ATGAGGAAAGCCGTCACGTCATTAGTTGCAATCGGTGTGGGAGCGGCAGCTTATTCAATGAGCGGTCGCAAAAAACAGCGTAAATTTGATCAGTTCATCCAACCGATTAAAGAGTTTGACTTTAACCAGTACGTCAACAAACGTACGTGGAACAAAACAAAAAAGCAATTAGCAAAACGTTTTTCATAA